The Pagrus major chromosome 17, Pma_NU_1.0 genome includes a region encoding these proteins:
- the lin37 gene encoding protein lin-37 homolog yields MHHVKIKTERPDSEGTGARSRLDAVLQGLVERSENEREQNEGDTGKISADSLSKDLSPSSAGKRPSARFPQHRRKKRKEMDEGIPESNQHKQNSYIIKLFDRSVDLAQFNTSTPLYPICRAWMRNNPSVREPAASPSPSHSMVEEEATDMINGKGQNVYRLPPPTSCPISTSGEPINLRIPQTEKPTITKLTESVPLTGSLICDHMERWKKIRQKWKECSNRNQLRYSESIKVLKEMKELYDR; encoded by the exons ATGCACCACGTAAAGATCAAGACTGAAAGGCCAG ATTCAGAGGGGACTGGTGCCCGCAGCAGACTGGATGCTGTGCTACAGGGACTTGTAGAGAGGAGTGAAAACGAAAG GGAGCAAAATGAGGGTGATACTGGAAAAATATCAGCGGACTCATTAAGCAA GGATTTGTCTCCATCATCTGCTGGAAAAAG gccGTCCGCTCGATTTCCACAGCACCGGAGGAAGAAGCGAAAAGAGATGGATGAGGGAATACCAGAGAGCAATCagcataaacaaa ATTCTTACATTATAAAGTTGTTTGATCGCAGTGTGGATCTGGCTCAATTCAACACCAGCACCCCACTGTATCCTATCTGTCGTGCCTGGATGAGAAACAATCCTTCTGTTCGGGAACCAGCTGCTTCCCCAAGCCCCTCACACAGCATGGTAGAAGAAGAG GCTACTGACATGATCAATGGTAAAGGTCAGAATGTGTACAGGCTCCCTCCTCCAACCTCCTGTCCAATCAGCACATCTGGCGAACCCATTAATCTCAGGATCCCACAGACTGAAAAACCCACCATTACCAAG TTAACAGAGTCAGTGCCTCTAACAGGTTCCCTCATATGTGACCACATGGAACGTTGGAAAAAGATACGGCAAAA ATGGAAGGAGTGCTCTAACAGGAACCAGTTACGATACAGCGAGAGTATCAAGGTCCTCAAGGAGATGAAGGAGCTCTATGATCGCTAA
- the proser3 gene encoding proline and serine-rich protein 3 isoform X2 — MKSSGPVFTRQNPFQPASRVGKAHYHPSRSQSLSKKEKKTNLSPVRSKQRSSPQLHTLSPESKQPSEKSHRHLTATDEEPVFVESWPSTECGSSPASTSTSSDMEVPKPSARVGKSTVSSEPGVQQDSVLAKYIERFRHGRPQSREERLQFDSASGEKELPFWWTSPSSLPPTSTPTKTTDKDVIQPLEDDHGRALFSAAGQRQRDRSLSPGRGSLSILSDTSQGEFDDTEILQLQERANRLLLRDAYTLSDGHVSSEGLGCSDFSSPVSVDEPLRRPLIPSMIKSTTAKAWSDSVHAPSYQKSSVIPSLVPPARPEEDILFQWRLRRKIEQAREWPQSLQHSSLHGPAFSWQASSLSHPSASGQPYKSTQPPEFSHKATHPHIASPQPETNKAHASRPPASGPHPLPAFVVSGSSVSQPQAISHVPAHMHFLCDVLPCPIQSSHASRQPNISQSIDESHGKVVRKKTQAPRDSVGTFTDEPVCEHIPSAPPASFGAVEGEGPSHNKTSERKAQKRESERKTALPSRKQNKSRYTADREHADVPGSTNKTSTRHKIPKKVMPGPEQQQQNRSQVFSKRYTDDYAPPTSPVHSALGQVVSEVLFPTADSSPAQRSHVSSVTPTRVASAAPRSSVPPCDAQNSVEVISQLLQEAEDSDGKEFEDDPLLQVLRKQRTWVKEQISEVDSMLNDLQDEQQVT, encoded by the exons ATGAAATCCAG cGGACCTGTGTTCACAAGGCAGAATCCCTTCCAGCCAGCATCCAGGGTGGGGAAGGCACACTACCACCCATCTCGCAGCCAGTCCCTgtcaaagaaagagaaaaaaaca AATTTGAGTCCTGTACGTTCAAAACAGCGGTCCAGTCCACAGTTACACACTCTGAGTCCAGAGAGCAAACAGCCGTCTGAGAAAAGTCACCGGCATTTAACTGCCACAGATGAAGAACCTGTCTTTGTAGAGTCCTGGCCCTCCACTGAATGTGGATCTTCTCCTGCCAGCACTTCAACCTCATCTGACATGGAGGTGCCCAAGCCTTCTGCTAGAGTAGGAAAATCCACAGTTTCCTCAGAGCCAGGAGTTCAGCAGGATTCAGTGCTGGCAAA GTACATCGAACGCTTTCGCCATGGTCGACCACAGAGTCGAGAAGAGCGCCTGCAATTTGATTCTGCCTCTGGAGAGAAGGAGCTGCCATTTTGGTGGACGTCACCCTCATCTTTACCTCCCACTTCAACACCGACTAAAACAACAGACAAAG ATGTTATCCAGCCTCTGGAAGATGACCATGGACGTGCTCTTTTCAGTGCAGCTGGACAGCGTCAACGTGACAGATCTCTTTCCCCAGGCAGAGGATCCCTTAGC ATTCTGTCAGACACCTCCCAGGGTGAATTCGATGACACGGAGATACTGCAGCTTCAAGAAAGGGCCAATAGACTTCTGCTGAGAGA TGCATATACTCTGAGTGATGGACATGTCAGCTCAGAGGGCCTTGGATGCTCTGATTTCTCTTCTCCAGTCAGCGTAGATGAGCCGCTGCGAAGACCTTTGATTCCCAGTATGATAAAATCTACTACTG CGAAGGCCTGGTCGGACTCAGTTCATGCTCCGTCCTACCAGAAATCCTCTGTCATTCCTTCTCTGGTGCCCCCTGCACGCCCAGAAGAGGACATCTTGTTCCAGTGGCGTTTAAGGAGAAAGATTGAGCAGGCCAGGGAGTGGCCCCAGTCGCTGCAACACTCCAGTCTTCATGGTCCCGCATTTAGCTGGCAGGCCTCCAGCTTAAGCCATCCCTCAGCCAGTGGACAGCCTTACAAG AGTACTCAACCACCTGAATTCTCACATAAAGCTACACATCCACACATCGCCTCTCCCCAGCCAGAAACCAACAAGGCCCATGCATCACGTCCCCCAGCTTCAGGTCCACATCCTCTCCCTGCCTTTGTTGTCTCTGGCTCTTCAGTGTCTCAACCCCAGGCCATCTCCCATGTTCCTGCTCACATGCATTTTCTCTGCGATGTCTTGCCCTGTCCCATACAGTCATCTCATGCTAGCAGGCAACCAAACATTTCTCAAAGTATCGATGAATCCCACGGCAAAGTTGTCCGTAAAAAGACACAAGCCCCCAGAGACTCAGTGGGTACCTTTACTGATGAGCCTGTTTGTGAACATATACCATCCGCACCACCTGCTTCATTTGGAGCTGTAGAAGGAGAGGGGCCTAGtcacaacaaaacatctgaGAGGAAAGCCCAGaaaagagagtcagagaggaagacagccTTGCCCTCCAGAAAGCAGAATAAATCAAG ATATACCGCGGATAGGGAACATGCTGATGTCCCCGGGTCTACAAACAAGACTTCTACACGTCACAAAATTCCCAAAAAGGTCATGCCAGggccagagcagcagcagcagaacaggAGCCAGGTGTTTTCCAAGAGATATACTGACGATTATGCACCACCAACTTCTCCAGTCCACAGCGCCTTAGGACAG GTAGTTTCAGAGGTGCTGTTCCCTACGGCGGATTCATCTCCTGCACAGAGGAGCCATGTCTCATCGGTAACTCCTACTCGCGTCGCCTCTGCAGCTCCACGATCCTCCGTCCCTCCATGCGACGCACAGAACTCCGTGGAGGTCATTTCACAGCTGCTGCAAGAGGCTGAGG attcagatggAAAAGAGTTTGAAGATGACCCTTTATTACAAGTCCTTCGCAAACAGAGAACGTGGGTAAAGGAGCAGATCAG tgaaGTGGACTCCATGTTGAATGATCTTCAGGACGAGCAACAAGTTACTTAA
- the hspb6 gene encoding heat shock protein beta-6 codes for MDFILPPTLPAGGIPWEKVLPPLIPRLNGTYGQFKWSPKLLIPETDNTSSAEVNCDDSGFTVQVDVKDFNPEDLMVKVIGDFVEVQGKHEEKKKDGPGFTTRQFNRRYRIPKGVHTMALESAVSPDGILIISAPMLQTENSRLMN; via the exons ATGGATTTCATCCTGCCACCCACTCTGCCAGCTGGTGGTATCCCATGGGAGAAGGTCTTGCCACCTCTTATTCCTCGGCTGAATGGGACTTATGGACAATTCAAGTGGTCCCCAAAGTTGCTCATCCCAGAGACTGATAATACCAGCTCTGCAGAG GTGAACTGTGATGACAGCGGCTTTACAGTTCAAGTTGATGTAAAGGACTTCAACCCGGAGGACCTCATGGTCAAGGTGATAGGAGACTTTGTGGAAGTGCAGGGAAAGCATGAAGAGAAGAAG AAGGATGGTCCAGGCTTTACAACGAGACAGTTTAACCGCCGCTACCGGATCCCAAAGGGAGTGCACACCATGGCTTTGGAGTCAGCGGTCTCTCCAGATGGCATCCTGATCATATCTGCACCGATGCTACAAACCGAGAACTCCAGACTCATGAACTGA
- the psenen gene encoding gamma-secretase subunit PEN-2 — MNLERLPNEEKLSLCRKYYLAGFAFLPFLWLVNVVWFFREAFLKPTYTEQLQIKAYVKRSGLGLLFWVALLTTWITIFQHFRAEWGEVGDYLSFTIPLGIP; from the exons ATGAACCTGGAACGACTCCCAAACGAGGAGAAACTCAGCCTATGCAGAAAATACTATTTAG CTGGATTTGCATTTCTCCCATTCCTGTGGCTGGTCAATGTTGTTTGGTTTTTCCGGGAGGCCTTTCTAAAGCCAACCTacactgagcagctccagaTAAAAGCTT ATGTGAAGCGGTCAGGACTGGGGTTGCTGTTTTGGGTAGCATTGCTCACAACATGGATTACTATTTTCCAGCACTTCAGAGCTGAGTGGGGGGAGGTGGGAGATTATCTCTCTTTTACGATCCCACTGGGCATTCCTTGA
- the proser3 gene encoding proline and serine-rich protein 3 isoform X1 has protein sequence MKSSGPVFTRQNPFQPASRVGKAHYHPSRSQSLSKKEKKTNLSPVRSKQRSSPQLHTLSPESKQPSEKSHRHLTATDEEPVFVESWPSTECGSSPASTSTSSDMEVPKPSARVGKSTVSSEPGVQQDSVLAKYIERFRHGRPQSREERLQFDSASGEKELPFWWTSPSSLPPTSTPTKTTDKDVIQPLEDDHGRALFSAAGQRQRDRSLSPGRGSLSILSDTSQGEFDDTEILQLQERANRLLLRDAYTLSDGHVSSEGLGCSDFSSPVSVDEPLRRPLIPSMIKSTTAKAWSDSVHAPSYQKSSVIPSLVPPARPEEDILFQWRLRRKIEQAREWPQSLQHSSLHGPAFSWQASSLSHPSASGQPYKQSTQPPEFSHKATHPHIASPQPETNKAHASRPPASGPHPLPAFVVSGSSVSQPQAISHVPAHMHFLCDVLPCPIQSSHASRQPNISQSIDESHGKVVRKKTQAPRDSVGTFTDEPVCEHIPSAPPASFGAVEGEGPSHNKTSERKAQKRESERKTALPSRKQNKSRYTADREHADVPGSTNKTSTRHKIPKKVMPGPEQQQQNRSQVFSKRYTDDYAPPTSPVHSALGQVVSEVLFPTADSSPAQRSHVSSVTPTRVASAAPRSSVPPCDAQNSVEVISQLLQEAEDSDGKEFEDDPLLQVLRKQRTWVKEQISEVDSMLNDLQDEQQVT, from the exons ATGAAATCCAG cGGACCTGTGTTCACAAGGCAGAATCCCTTCCAGCCAGCATCCAGGGTGGGGAAGGCACACTACCACCCATCTCGCAGCCAGTCCCTgtcaaagaaagagaaaaaaaca AATTTGAGTCCTGTACGTTCAAAACAGCGGTCCAGTCCACAGTTACACACTCTGAGTCCAGAGAGCAAACAGCCGTCTGAGAAAAGTCACCGGCATTTAACTGCCACAGATGAAGAACCTGTCTTTGTAGAGTCCTGGCCCTCCACTGAATGTGGATCTTCTCCTGCCAGCACTTCAACCTCATCTGACATGGAGGTGCCCAAGCCTTCTGCTAGAGTAGGAAAATCCACAGTTTCCTCAGAGCCAGGAGTTCAGCAGGATTCAGTGCTGGCAAA GTACATCGAACGCTTTCGCCATGGTCGACCACAGAGTCGAGAAGAGCGCCTGCAATTTGATTCTGCCTCTGGAGAGAAGGAGCTGCCATTTTGGTGGACGTCACCCTCATCTTTACCTCCCACTTCAACACCGACTAAAACAACAGACAAAG ATGTTATCCAGCCTCTGGAAGATGACCATGGACGTGCTCTTTTCAGTGCAGCTGGACAGCGTCAACGTGACAGATCTCTTTCCCCAGGCAGAGGATCCCTTAGC ATTCTGTCAGACACCTCCCAGGGTGAATTCGATGACACGGAGATACTGCAGCTTCAAGAAAGGGCCAATAGACTTCTGCTGAGAGA TGCATATACTCTGAGTGATGGACATGTCAGCTCAGAGGGCCTTGGATGCTCTGATTTCTCTTCTCCAGTCAGCGTAGATGAGCCGCTGCGAAGACCTTTGATTCCCAGTATGATAAAATCTACTACTG CGAAGGCCTGGTCGGACTCAGTTCATGCTCCGTCCTACCAGAAATCCTCTGTCATTCCTTCTCTGGTGCCCCCTGCACGCCCAGAAGAGGACATCTTGTTCCAGTGGCGTTTAAGGAGAAAGATTGAGCAGGCCAGGGAGTGGCCCCAGTCGCTGCAACACTCCAGTCTTCATGGTCCCGCATTTAGCTGGCAGGCCTCCAGCTTAAGCCATCCCTCAGCCAGTGGACAGCCTTACAAG CAGAGTACTCAACCACCTGAATTCTCACATAAAGCTACACATCCACACATCGCCTCTCCCCAGCCAGAAACCAACAAGGCCCATGCATCACGTCCCCCAGCTTCAGGTCCACATCCTCTCCCTGCCTTTGTTGTCTCTGGCTCTTCAGTGTCTCAACCCCAGGCCATCTCCCATGTTCCTGCTCACATGCATTTTCTCTGCGATGTCTTGCCCTGTCCCATACAGTCATCTCATGCTAGCAGGCAACCAAACATTTCTCAAAGTATCGATGAATCCCACGGCAAAGTTGTCCGTAAAAAGACACAAGCCCCCAGAGACTCAGTGGGTACCTTTACTGATGAGCCTGTTTGTGAACATATACCATCCGCACCACCTGCTTCATTTGGAGCTGTAGAAGGAGAGGGGCCTAGtcacaacaaaacatctgaGAGGAAAGCCCAGaaaagagagtcagagaggaagacagccTTGCCCTCCAGAAAGCAGAATAAATCAAG ATATACCGCGGATAGGGAACATGCTGATGTCCCCGGGTCTACAAACAAGACTTCTACACGTCACAAAATTCCCAAAAAGGTCATGCCAGggccagagcagcagcagcagaacaggAGCCAGGTGTTTTCCAAGAGATATACTGACGATTATGCACCACCAACTTCTCCAGTCCACAGCGCCTTAGGACAG GTAGTTTCAGAGGTGCTGTTCCCTACGGCGGATTCATCTCCTGCACAGAGGAGCCATGTCTCATCGGTAACTCCTACTCGCGTCGCCTCTGCAGCTCCACGATCCTCCGTCCCTCCATGCGACGCACAGAACTCCGTGGAGGTCATTTCACAGCTGCTGCAAGAGGCTGAGG attcagatggAAAAGAGTTTGAAGATGACCCTTTATTACAAGTCCTTCGCAAACAGAGAACGTGGGTAAAGGAGCAGATCAG tgaaGTGGACTCCATGTTGAATGATCTTCAGGACGAGCAACAAGTTACTTAA